From Camelina sativa cultivar DH55 chromosome 7, Cs, whole genome shotgun sequence, one genomic window encodes:
- the LOC104700916 gene encoding p21-activated protein kinase-interacting protein 1-like, translating to MSIIAGSYERFIWGFKLKPTKHDADNQTLILTPLFSYPSHISPITTVACSGPAAASGGSDDTIHLYDLPSASSLGSLLDHNHTASITALSFYTPSSLSFPRNLISAAADGSVAIFDTDPFVLLKSFRPHKKAVNDLAIHPSGKLALAVYRDEFFTMLNLVRGKRSFCCRLGHEASLVKFDPSGESFFMVVNNKVGVHQSEDAKLLLELENPSRKRILCATPGESGTLFTGGEDRAITAWDTNSGKLAYSIEDAHPARIKGIVVLTRNESDGSLEDPYLIGSASSDGIIRVWDVRMAAKENTKPLAETNTKSRLTCLAGSALRSMRRPQIGKQQAQKVDEGQEN from the exons ATGAGCATCATCGCAGGCTCGTACGAGAGATTCATTTGGGGTTTCAAGCTTAAACCCACCAAGCACGACGCCGATAACCAAACCCTAATTCTTACACCTCTCTTCTCCTACCCATCCCATATCTCCCCAATTACCACCGTCGCTTGTTCCGGTCCCGCCGCTGCTTCTGGCGGCTCCGACGATACAATCCACCTCTACGATCTCCCTTCCGCTTCCTCCCTCGGCTCTCTCCTAGACCACAACCACACAGCCTCCATCACTGCTCTCTCCTTCTACACTCCTTCTTCACTCTCCTTCCCTCGTAACCTCATCTCCGCCGCGGCAGATGGCTCCGTCGCTATATTCGATACTGATCCTTTCGTTCTTCTTAAGTCCTTTCGTCCTCATAAAAAGGCGGTTAATGATTTGGCGATTCATCCTTCTGGGAAGCTTGCTTTAGCTGTTTATCGTGATGAGTTCTTTACGATGCTGAATCTTGTGAGAGGAAAGAGGAGTTTTTGCTGTAGGTTAGGTCATGAGGCGAGTCTTGTCAAGTTTGATCCGAGTGGTGAAAGTTTTTTCATGGTTGTGAATAATAAAGTTGGAGTTCATCAGTCTGAGGATGCTAAGCTTCTTCTTGAGCTCGAGAATCCGAGCCGCAAACGTATACTCTGCGCTACTCCCGGGGAG AGTGGAACTCTGTTTACAGGTGGTGAGGATCGGGCTATAACAGCTTGGGACACAAATAGTGGGAAGCTTGCTTATTCAATAGAAGATGCTCACCCAGCTCGAATCAAAGGTATTGTTGTGCTTACCAGGAATGAAAGTGACGGCTCCTTGGAAGATCCATACTTGATTGGTTCTGCATCATCTGATGGGATCATACGTGTTTGGGATGTCCGAATGGCGGCTAAAGAGAATACAAAACCATTAGCCGAGACGAATACTAAATCAAGGCTTACATGTCTTGCCGGGTCAGCTCTTAGAT CTATGAGACGGCCACAGATTGGAAAGCAGCAAGCTCAGAAGGTAGACGAAGGACAAGAGAACTGA
- the LOC104700914 gene encoding uncharacterized protein LOC104700914 produces MMSLLWLTAEEAAKNRGKLLSLYRQLLRSINSPKLQLSYASILAKKAEVRTIFLFGSEEVSKHNVADLIRTAEYALSQLKQGKIPNSTTQY; encoded by the coding sequence ATGATGAGTCTGTTATGGTTAACGGCAGAAGAGGCTGCAAAGAACAGAGGAAAACTTCTTTCTTTGTACCGACAACTACTTAGGAGCATCAACTCGCCAAAATTGCAGCTTAGTTATGCGTCAATACTTGCCAAGAAAGCTGAGGTTAGGACCATCTTCTTGTTTGGCTCTGAGGAGGTTTCAAAACACAATGTTGCCGATCTCATCCGTACTGCTGAATATGCTCTCTCCCAGTTGAAACAAGGCAAAATCCCCAACAGCACCACTCAGTATTGA